One window of Nymphaea colorata isolate Beijing-Zhang1983 chromosome 1, ASM883128v2, whole genome shotgun sequence genomic DNA carries:
- the LOC116246002 gene encoding thioredoxin H-type 2-like, with translation MAEEGVVISCHSVDAWTAHLQRGIDNKKLIVVDFTASWCGPCRMISPMLTEWARRFPQVTFLKVDVDELASVASDWAIEAMPTFMFLKEGNIVDKVVGARKEELLQKIMMHVAKISAQ, from the exons atggcagaGGAAGGAGTTGTGATCAGCTGCCACAGCGTCGACGCGTGGACGGCACATCTACAGAGGGGAATCGATAACAAAAAACTG ATTGTAGTTGATTTTACTGCGTCGTGGTGTGGACCCTGCCGCATGATTTCTCCTATGCTGACTGAATGGGCGAGAAGATTTCCTCAAGTCACCTTTCTTAAAGTCGACGTTGATGAGTTGGCA TCTGTAGCATCTGACTGGGCTATAGAAGCAATGCCAACTTTCATGTTCTTGAAAGAAGGGAATATAGTAGACAAGGTAGTTGGTGCAAGGAAAGAGGAGCTGCTGCAGAAGATCATGATGCACGTGGCAAAGATTTCAGCTCAGTAG